In Archangium violaceum, the following are encoded in one genomic region:
- a CDS encoding alpha/beta hydrolase, which produces MKVSTRVVRACWWVVLVLGGGGLAAVLFLACEHMLMKEPADGVPPATGSSEKYEVGRLLARPQPPTVEAPERGLRPLGLGGERDGLLYVPEGYRADRPAPLLVMLHGSRSSAREVLEPWLELADGAGLLLLAPESRVHTWDIVLLDEGFGPDVPFIDRALVYVFERYAVDARHLVLGGFSDGASLALSLGLTNGDLFSHVAAFSPGFVAPAVLRGRPELFISHGSEDPVLPVADCGRSIASRVKDAGYAVRYREFEGPHTVPSDIRREALVWFLTP; this is translated from the coding sequence ATGAAGGTATCCACCCGCGTCGTTCGGGCATGCTGGTGGGTCGTGCTCGTCCTGGGTGGAGGAGGTCTCGCGGCGGTGCTTTTCCTGGCGTGCGAGCACATGCTCATGAAGGAGCCGGCCGACGGAGTTCCGCCGGCTACGGGCTCGAGTGAGAAGTACGAGGTGGGAAGGCTCCTCGCGCGTCCCCAGCCTCCCACGGTGGAGGCGCCGGAGCGGGGCCTGCGGCCGCTGGGGTTGGGCGGTGAGCGGGACGGGCTCCTCTACGTGCCCGAGGGGTACCGGGCGGACCGGCCCGCGCCCTTGTTGGTGATGCTGCACGGTTCGAGGAGCAGCGCGCGCGAGGTCCTGGAGCCGTGGCTGGAACTCGCGGACGGAGCGGGTCTCCTCCTGCTGGCGCCGGAGTCCCGCGTCCACACGTGGGACATCGTCCTGCTCGATGAGGGGTTCGGGCCGGACGTCCCCTTCATCGACCGGGCGCTGGTGTACGTCTTCGAGCGCTATGCGGTGGACGCCAGGCACCTCGTCCTCGGGGGCTTCTCGGACGGGGCGTCGTTGGCGCTGTCCCTGGGACTCACCAACGGGGACCTGTTCAGCCACGTGGCGGCGTTCTCGCCGGGCTTCGTGGCGCCGGCGGTGCTGCGCGGCAGGCCGGAGCTGTTCATCTCCCACGGGTCGGAGGACCCGGTGCTGCCCGTCGCGGATTGCGGACGGAGCATCGCCTCGCGGGTGAAGGACGCGGGCTACGCGGTGCGCTACCGCGAGTTCGAGGGACCCCACACCGTCCCGTCCGACATCCGCCGCGAGGCGCTGGTCTGGTTCCTCACGCCGTGA
- a CDS encoding Gfo/Idh/MocA family protein, with translation MATPKQAGGQARKRTSKSSRQIGYAVVGLGHFAQDAILPAFKNARKNSRLVALVSGDPQKHRALGKRHGVPVYTYDRYEECLALPEVDAVYIALPNAQHAEYAVRAARAGAHVLCEKPLALDENQCLEMIRAAEESDVKLMTAYRLHFESTNLAAMEAVRKGKIGEPRLFSSSFSFQIQGPNIRIDREAGGGVAWDIGVYCINAARYLFRAEPEEVFAFKARGKDERFAETEEGLSAVLRFPEDRLASFNLSFGAAPTATYQLVGTQGSIRLDNAYEYKGKMTFELEAKGKKQKRTLPQRDQIGPELSYFSDCILKNQEVEPDGWEGLADVRIVRALYTSAETGRPVRLEPFEKRRRPTAEQEQRRPPVEPPEPVNATPPTGG, from the coding sequence ATGGCGACACCAAAGCAGGCAGGGGGACAGGCCAGGAAGCGCACGAGCAAGAGCTCGCGCCAGATTGGCTACGCGGTGGTGGGGCTCGGACACTTCGCACAGGACGCGATCCTCCCCGCTTTCAAGAACGCGAGGAAGAACTCGCGGCTGGTGGCGCTCGTGTCCGGCGACCCCCAGAAGCACCGCGCGCTGGGCAAGCGCCACGGCGTCCCCGTGTACACCTATGACCGGTACGAGGAGTGCCTCGCGCTGCCCGAGGTGGACGCGGTCTACATCGCGCTGCCCAACGCCCAGCATGCCGAGTACGCGGTGCGCGCGGCGCGAGCCGGGGCCCATGTGCTGTGCGAGAAGCCCCTGGCGCTCGACGAGAACCAGTGCCTGGAGATGATCCGCGCCGCCGAGGAGAGCGACGTCAAGCTGATGACGGCCTACCGGCTGCACTTCGAGTCGACCAACCTCGCGGCCATGGAGGCGGTGCGCAAGGGGAAGATTGGAGAGCCGCGCCTCTTCAGCTCGTCCTTCAGCTTCCAGATTCAGGGGCCCAACATCCGCATCGACCGCGAGGCGGGCGGAGGGGTGGCGTGGGACATCGGCGTCTACTGCATCAACGCGGCGCGCTACCTCTTCCGCGCGGAGCCGGAGGAGGTGTTCGCCTTCAAGGCCAGGGGGAAGGACGAGCGCTTCGCGGAGACGGAGGAGGGCCTGTCCGCGGTGCTCCGCTTCCCGGAGGACCGGCTGGCCTCGTTCAACCTGAGCTTCGGCGCCGCGCCCACGGCCACCTACCAGCTCGTGGGCACCCAGGGCAGCATCCGCCTGGACAACGCCTACGAGTACAAGGGGAAGATGACCTTCGAGCTGGAGGCGAAGGGCAAGAAGCAGAAGCGCACCCTGCCCCAGCGCGACCAGATCGGCCCGGAGCTGTCCTACTTCAGTGACTGCATCCTGAAGAACCAGGAGGTCGAGCCCGACGGCTGGGAGGGCCTGGCGGACGTGCGCATCGTCCGCGCGCTCTACACGTCGGCGGAGACGGGCCGGCCGGTGCGGCTGGAGCCCTTCGAGAAGCGGCGCAGGCCCACGGCGGAGCAGGAGCAGCGCCGCCCGCCCGTGGAGCCCCCCGAGCCGGTCAACGCCACACCGCCCACCGGCGGGTGA
- a CDS encoding Hsp20/alpha crystallin family protein — translation MPSIITRYVSTFPLVRTPAVWPWRDFVPSHDGWSSLAGFLRDFEVEDAAGELRVSLALPGYEVQDIEVRTEGRVLTVRATRRRTHAYGGSVEQVNRRLTLPEGVDATRADATLRHGILTVALPKTEAARPRAIPVRAWRDGTPRPVHTLDLGTVTTRKAERPGFWRRVKEWLVGRRRSEPLEPLRATATRPDAR, via the coding sequence GTGCCATCCATCATCACGCGCTATGTTTCGACGTTTCCCCTGGTCCGCACCCCGGCCGTCTGGCCCTGGCGGGACTTCGTGCCCTCCCATGACGGGTGGAGCAGCCTCGCGGGCTTTCTGCGGGACTTCGAGGTCGAGGACGCCGCGGGCGAGCTCCGTGTGAGCCTCGCGCTGCCAGGGTATGAGGTGCAGGACATCGAGGTCCGCACCGAGGGCCGGGTCCTCACCGTCCGCGCTACGCGCCGGCGCACGCACGCGTACGGCGGGAGTGTGGAGCAGGTGAACCGCCGCCTCACGCTGCCCGAGGGCGTGGACGCCACGAGGGCCGACGCGACGCTGCGCCACGGCATCCTCACGGTGGCGCTCCCGAAGACGGAGGCGGCCCGGCCCCGAGCCATCCCCGTGCGGGCCTGGCGAGACGGGACTCCGCGGCCCGTGCACACGCTGGACCTGGGCACCGTTACCACCCGGAAGGCGGAGCGCCCCGGCTTCTGGCGGCGGGTGAAGGAGTGGCTCGTGGGGCGTCGGCGCTCCGAGCCCCTCGAGCCCCTTCGGGCAACCGCAACTCGCCCCGACGCTCGATGA